Proteins from one Sylvia atricapilla isolate bSylAtr1 chromosome 1, bSylAtr1.pri, whole genome shotgun sequence genomic window:
- the CYP7A1 gene encoding cytochrome P450 7A1, giving the protein MLLASWIWGTAVILCCVSWFLLGRRRRRQGEPPLENGFLPYLGCALKFGANPLEFLKEKQKKHGHIFTCHVAGKYIHFLTDPFSYPALLRQGKHLDWKKFHFATSAKAFGHGSIDPAEGNTTENFHQTFIRTLQGNALDALIEAMMENLQYVMLQSRTPKLQSNTWVTEGLYTFCCQVMFESGFLTLFGKEFNSNNDKNLSSKQETERAHILNALENFKEFDKIFPALVAGLPIHLFKSAHSAREKLGEALLHKNLLKRDNLSELVTLRMFLNDTLSTFDDMEKAKTHVAVLWASQANTIPATFWTLFHLLKSPEAMRAATKEVQTVLESAEESVSLDGKHISLNRKQLDNMPILDSIIKEAMRLSSASMTFRVAKEDFTLHLENDSYNIRKDDIVALYPQLLHFDPEIYADPLTFKYDRFLNEKGEEKTDFYRNGRKLKHYYMPFGTGIAKCPGRLFAVHEIKQFLALILSYFEIELVDSNVRCPSLDQSRAGLGILQPSNDVDFRYRLKCL; this is encoded by the exons ATGTTGCTAGCATCCTGGATCTGGGGAACGGCAGTAATACTTTGTTGTGTGTCTTGGTTTCTTCTAGGGAGGAGAAGAAG GCGGCAAGGTGAGCCACCACTTGAAAATGGGTTCCTTCCATACCTGGGCTGTGCCTTGAAGTTTGGTGCCAACCCCCTTGAATTcctcaaagaaaagcagaagaagcaTGGCCACATCTTCACTTGCCATGTAGCAGGGAAATACATTCATTTCCTCACTGACCCTTTTTCATACCCTGCATTGTTGCGCCAGGGAAAACACTTGGACTGGAAAAAGTTCCACTTTGCTACTTCTGCCAAG GCTTTTGGGCATGGTAGCATTGACCCAGCAGAGGGAAACACCACTGAAAATTTTCATCAGACTTTCATTAGAACCCTTCAAGGTAATGCCCTGGATGCCCTCATTGAAGCAATGATGGAAAACCTACAGTATGTCATGCTGCAGTCAAGAACACCTAAGCTTCAGTCTAATACCTGGGTGACAGAAGGACTTTATACATTCTGTTGCCAAGTGATGTTCGAGTCTGGCTTTTTAACACTTTTCGGTAAAGAATTTAATTCAAATAATGACAAAAACCTGTCATCAAAGCAGGAAACCGAGAGAGCTCATATCCTAAATGCCCTTGAAAACTTCAAGGAATTTGATAAGATTTTCCCAGCCCTCGTGGCAGGGCTGCCTATCCACCTCTTCAAGAGTGCCCACAGTGCACGTGAGAAGCTGGGAGAGGCACTTCTGCACAAGAACCTCCTGAAAAGGGACAACCTCTCTGAGCTTGTCACCCTCCGCATGTTCCTGAATGACACCCTGTCAACCTTCGATGACATGGAAAAAGCAAAGACCCACGTGGCAGTGCTCTGGGCCTCTCAAGCAAACACCATTCCTGCCACTTTTTGGACCTTGTTCCATCTTCTAAA GAGTCCAGAAGCAATGAGAGCCGCTACCAAAGAAGTGCAAACTGTTTTGGAAAGTGCCGAAGAGAGTGTCAGCTTAGATGGCAAACATATTTCCTTGAACCGAAAACAGCTGGATAATATGCCAATACTAG ACAGCATCATCAAGGAGGCCATGAGGCTCTCGAGTGCATCCATGACTTTCCGAGTGGCCAAGGAGGATTTCACTTTGCACTTGGAGAACGACTCTTACAACATTCGCAAAGATGATATTGTAGCTCTTTatcctcagctgctgcattttgatCCAGAAATCTATGCCGATCCCTTG ACTTTCAAATACGACCGTTTTCTGAAcgagaagggagaggagaagacCGACTTCTACCGGAACGGTCGGAAGCTGAAACATTACTACATGCCTTTTGGGACAGGCATAGCAAAGTGCCCGGGCAGGTTGTTTGCTGTCCATGAGATTAAACAATTTTTGGCTCTGATTTTATCATATTTTGAGATAGAGCTTGTGGACAGTAATGTGAGGTGTCCCTCTCTAGATCAATCCCGTGCAGGACTGGGTATTTTGCAACCATCAAATGATGTTGATTTTAGGTACAGGTTGAAGTgcttataa